The sequence CAGGCACGGCTGGTGATCTTTACGCCCTCTACGGAACCGGCCACGAAAGCGTTCTGGGCACCGGTAACCACAATGGACAGACCGGTAAGGGTGCAAATCACAATGGTATCAATAAAGGTGCCGGTCATCGTCACCAAACCCTGGCGCACCGTGTCCTTGGTCTTGGCGGCAGCGGCAGCAATCGGTGCAGAGCCAAGGCCCGCCTCGTTGGAGAAAATGCCGCGGCCGATACCCTTTTGCATAGCCAGCTTAATGGTTACGCCGGTGGCAGCACCCAGGGCTGCCTGCGGATCGAAGGCGCTCTGGCAGATCAGCTTCACCGCAGCGGGAATAGCGGTAATGTGGCCCAGCACGATAACCAGCGCAAATACCACATAAGTGATGGCCATAAAGGGCACGATCACCTGAGAAACCTTGGCAATGCGCTGAATACCACCCAGCACCACCAGTGCCACACAAAGGGTGACCACCAGGCCGCCGATCACGGTGGCCCAAGTGTAATCATTGCCAAACAGCGTAAACGCCACATGGGCAGACTCCGGATCAAAGAAATCCTGCACGGCCGTTGCAATACCGTTAATCTGGGTAAAGGTGCCGATACCAAAGAGACCGACACAAATACCAAACACGGCAAACAGCTTCGCCAGCCACTTCCACTTGGAGCCCATGCCCTTTTCTATGTAGTAGAACGGGCCACCCAGATAATGGCTGTCGTCCTTCTTCTCTCTGTACTTAATGGCCAAAAAGCCCTCGCTGTACTTGGTGGCCATACCGAAGAAGGCGGCCAACAACATCCACAGCAGTGCACCGGGACCACCCAGGCAAATGGCCGTAGCCACGCCTACGATATTGCCGGTACCAATGGTGGCGGACAGCGCCGTGCACAGCGCGCCGAAGGAAGTAACCTCTCCCTCGCCGTTGTCCTCATTCTTAACCATAAACTTCAGTGCCTTGCCCAGGTGCCGCACCTGAACAAAGCCGGTTCTCACCGTCAGCCACACGCCGGCGGCTAAAATCAAAATGATCAGCGGCCAGCCCCATACGGCGTTCTGTACCTTACCAATGATGTCATCCACGGACATTGCAAGTGTAATTGTCTGCATTGTTTCACCCTTTCTGCAAATAAAAAAACTGATACAAGTTTACCACAAACCGGGCGACCATTCAATGTGCAAACTGCAAAAAAAGAGGCGAATATGTATTTTTATACATATCCGCCATAGGTTTGGCTGTTTGCCAAAGAATTCTTGGTTAAAATTACAGGCTGTTTTGCAGTTTGGCAGCGGTCAGCGTGTTCTCCAGCAGCATGGAGATGGTCATGGGACCCACACCGCCGGGCACCGGGGTAATGGCGCCGCATACCTGGGAAACGCCATCAAAATCCACATCGCCGCACAGCTTGCCGTTCTCATCCCTGTCCATACCCACATCAATAACCACCGCGCCGGGCTTTACCATATCTGCTGTAACGAACTTAGGGCGACCCACTGCCGCCACCAACACATCCGCCTGCCTGGTCAGCTCTGCCAAATTCTGTGTCTTGGAATGGGCAATGGTCACTGTGGCATTCTCGTGCAGCAGCAGCATAGCCATGGGCTTGCCCACAATGTTGCTGCGCCCCAGCACCACCGCCCGCTTGCCGGTCAGGTCCGTGCCGGTGGAACGGATCAGTTCCATCACCCCGGCAGGGGTGCAGGGCAAAAAACGGTAGTCGCCAATCATAATAGCACCCACATTCTCCGGGTGGAAGGCGTCTACATCCTTGGCCGGGTCAATGCGTGCGATCACCTCTTTGTCGCTTAGGTGCGGCGGCAAAGGC comes from Oscillospiraceae bacterium and encodes:
- a CDS encoding sodium:alanine symporter family protein, with protein sequence MQTITLAMSVDDIIGKVQNAVWGWPLIILILAAGVWLTVRTGFVQVRHLGKALKFMVKNEDNGEGEVTSFGALCTALSATIGTGNIVGVATAICLGGPGALLWMLLAAFFGMATKYSEGFLAIKYREKKDDSHYLGGPFYYIEKGMGSKWKWLAKLFAVFGICVGLFGIGTFTQINGIATAVQDFFDPESAHVAFTLFGNDYTWATVIGGLVVTLCVALVVLGGIQRIAKVSQVIVPFMAITYVVFALVIVLGHITAIPAAVKLICQSAFDPQAALGAATGVTIKLAMQKGIGRGIFSNEAGLGSAPIAAAAAKTKDTVRQGLVTMTGTFIDTIVICTLTGLSIVVTGAQNAFVAGSVEGVKITSRAWQTGLPWNGRFSAFVLMLCLAFFAFTTILGWNYYSERCLEYLVGSQKFTKVYRYLYILAVFIGPYLTVAAVWNIADICNGLMAFPNLIALFALSGVVGKETRAYFAEKRHDLKAMAQDKK
- the folD gene encoding bifunctional methylenetetrahydrofolate dehydrogenase/methenyltetrahydrofolate cyclohydrolase FolD yields the protein MAQIIDGKAVSRAVRARVAQETLALKEQGVTPGLAVILVGEDPASQVYVRNKEKACAEVGFYSEKYTLPADTTQAQLNALVDELNAKKEINGILCQLPLPPHLSDKEVIARIDPAKDVDAFHPENVGAIMIGDYRFLPCTPAGVMELIRSTGTDLTGKRAVVLGRSNIVGKPMAMLLLHENATVTIAHSKTQNLAELTRQADVLVAAVGRPKFVTADMVKPGAVVIDVGMDRDENGKLCGDVDFDGVSQVCGAITPVPGGVGPMTISMLLENTLTAAKLQNSL